Within the Channa argus isolate prfri chromosome 12, Channa argus male v1.0, whole genome shotgun sequence genome, the region tttgtttttatcttgttCATGGTGGTTTATTTATTACCTGGGATACAGGGTAAATTCTTCACTGCTTTCTCCTTCAGCTGCTTCACCGTGAGGTAGCTGATGTTGATGTCCATCATTTGGATCCACGTGTGTGCACCTGTGGGTCCGAAAACCTGTACCGATCCGTTGCTCATTTTCTTTGCTCTATTCGAGACGCTCCTCTCAGGCTCGCTGTCTTCAGGGTTTTGACGAGTGAAGGTGCTTTATTTGCTTATTAGGGGATAAACTTCCACTTTCGTTATCGCCTTATCAGCGTGATGAAATAAAGCTGTGGAAAGCACCAGCATGttcatttgtttcctgtttgacaTACTAACATTTTTAACCCCacttaaatattgttttaactgcaatatttaaaaaacaaaaaacaaaagacagtcTGTCTGTAACATTACTTCATTGATTTTGAAATAACTGGGTTTTCTGTACAGTTTCAAAACAATCCAGCCATAAAATTACTACAATCTACAAAATAGCGTCTATTAAGGGCTTTTTATATGTAAGCTTACTCACAGATGCGGTCGAAGAATTATGTGGAGAAGATGCTGGATTACTCACAATGATGGCTTGGCCAGCTCAATCAGCAGATCTTACCCCACTAAGCTGGTGTGGGAGAAGCTTAGAAGAGTGGGAGAAGAGTTCATCCAGCACAGCAGGCTTTTGAGAAATTATGCAGAACTCTTGGGATGACATCACACCTGAATAGCtgcaaaaactgatcagtaAAATTACACAGATTTGTCAAGCAGATATTGCTGCACATGGCAGTTTTTgatgaaagtaaagtttaacatggaAATTATTCTGTCTTCAAATATCCCTTTTCTTGCCAATGAAATCCATGGATTTTCGTTTTGTTTGAGCGCGTCACAGTCAGTACCGAGTGGACTTAACATGGGCTGATATGTTCAGAATAACGCTAATGGTGTAATGGTGAATACCGCTGATAATGCTCGTGGTGGGAACAGAAGTTGACGCCCCTCTGAGGGCGGAGACACTGTagggacagaaacagaaacaacagcttCAGCTATCACAATAATCGTTAGGAGAGTAAAGCTGAGAGGAGACTTAAAGACAAAGCGAAGAAAATGTGGAACAGTCCAACAGGTGAGAAGAATGAGAATGAAAGGTGGTTAAAGTTACCGTACAATGGGCGAACACACCTGACAATCTTGAGTGTTAAAGTAAATGTCCTGACGACGTTcgcattttattgttttaagcGTAGCAGATAAATTATGAACGACCCAAGAAGAACTATTACATGTGGAGTTTTGGGAGGTTGTCTATGATGATTTTCACTACTTGCAGGATTTTCAGACAGTAGGAGAGAGTTGTTCAGAGTCCTGCATCGGCATATTCACCGGAGAAGACTTGATGAGGCTAAGAGAGCTGGTATGATGCCTTAATATATTTAtgctttatgttttaaaatataccCACTTTAAATGTGTTACCTCCTGAGACACGGCTGCACTTCAGCGGGCCAGAAGGCTTTTAGTGCATACATTCAATACATCAGGGAGGGGCCACCATTGCAGGTTtacagcctgcaaacatcgataACAGGAAACCTTACATAGTTCAGAGGATCAAGATGATATTAACCTTGACAGAACACAGGGAGCATTATCTTAAAAGGTGAAAAGTGAACTCAGTGGTTccttaaaaaagattttaagaaaacaaaacattagatgATGTTAGACCAAACAGACCATGAATGTGTTTGTCCAAACTCACCTGCTGCTCttgcttttgtcatttaatgGTAGAAATCCACACACCCATAAGGGACTTCAGTTTGACAACAGCCCAAGAGAAGTGTTACAACCCCTTTGACCCCACACTGACCTTTGTGGATGCAGAGGATGATTTAGATTGTAAGTAGaaggatgtgtttaaaatgtcaattttaatGAGTCACAGACTGTAAGATGTGGATTGTCAAACTATTTGAAAGTCAAATTCCATTTGTCAACAGGCCAATAGAGAAAACACACTGTATCAGTCTTATTTCAcagttgtttcatgtttttttagttttgtgtgaAGGTTTCCAGTCTCGCAGAGCTCTGATGTCCTGTGGTCATGCTGTGACGCCAATGTCTCTCACCAACTGGTGTCGCAGGCTGTTGGATGAGGTACAAtacgttttttttattaagtggttcatttcacaataaaaagctttaatgtCACTTTAACAAAGCCTATTTGTTGCCAAATTGCATAACATTGACAGTTTTCAACCAAATATTATGCAAAGGTTTACCAACTAAGTATCTATAAATACAACAGTTAGCAATGATTCATGTAAAATGATTAATTAGGCTAAAATTACACAAGCATTAAATCAAAAAATATGTCCTGTTCTGGCCATTCAGAGTTTTATACTTGTTTTGTGTTGATATGTGTTGAGATGTTTTGcacctttaacttttttttcatgtacTGTAGCGTGTTGCATAGTGTTCAGTGGTTTGTTTCAAACCTTTGACTCTATAGgaataattcatttttcaatattttcctAAAGGGTGAaagcaggtttgtgtgtggCCAAAGTGGCTGTAACGTTGAGTGGCCTTACGCTGAGGTTTGTAAAATGGCTCTTCTGACCCCCGAAGAAAAGGAGTATTTCCAAAAAACCATGTCCTCCAATGCCACCAGGGGTTTCACCAAATCAGTAAGTGTCTCTCATtgaattgtaattattattatctgtgtttgaaaactaaactttttattttctctgcatgtcaataaaactaaataactaaaaaatcctctgttttgccttttctttctccaactCACATCACATCAGTGTCCTGGATGCAAATCTTCTGTGGTGAGACTGAATGAATCTGATCTGAATGTTTGTTGCACAGTGTGCACAGCTAACAGAGGACGGGTCTATGAATTCTGCTGGCAGTGTTTGAGGGAGTGGAAGGGTCCAGCTCCACGTTCAGACCACTGTGGAAACTTCGGCTGCTGCAATGAGTCACTCAAAACTTTGAAAACCTGTCCAGATGCCATCTTTGGGTCTGTAGAATGGGTCACAGGATGTCCCTCGATCCGTGCCTGTCCCACCTGTGGCATACTGCTGAATCATGACAATACCGAGTGTAAACATGTTGTCTGTCCCCGTTGTAAGATGGAGTTCTGTTTCGTGTGTCTGAAACTCAGTGaaaattgtttgaaaacaagTGATGAATACATACGATGTTTTGGTGGTGTTGCACCTAGACAAACCTCTTTACCTGTGTGGCAGAGATAAGCGTTAAATCAAATAACATAAAAGTacttatatttatgttttttctcaaGTAGGATCTGAAATCTTAATTCTTCACAGAAGTAACTACAGTATCTGGCTATATCTAAAAGGATAAAAAAGAggtaattccttttttttttctctttactttaGACCTTGGTACAGCAAAAAGCATATGACCAAAGTGCAGTAGAAGGTGATTTAAGAGATGTAGAAGGTCACAGattttaatcaaatttgaaCAATCTTagttttgatttcatttaagAAAATTTACCTCCATGCTTTGATGTTAGCCCAGTAAAATATTGATAGACTTCTTAATATGCTTGTGCCTCTGTGATAAGTAAATATGTGGGCAGTGTACAGTGAAAAAAGATgccatctttgttttattatataccATAAAGGAAGCATAGAGGAAACCAAGACAAACCAGCAAAgctggtttaaaaagttttgtttatCATAGGATAGAAACCAGTTTAAAGCAGATCACTGGATAGCACAGGAAATAAGAATGCAGTGGTCCACAGTATCAGTTACAGCACTGAGCTCTACAAGCAGCAGAGTCCCTAGAGTTGGTTATTGaagaaagacaaattaaaactcACTTTATAGCCAAGATCATGGACACATGCATCTTTATGCATGGGTAGTACTTCTGTGGGACTATATTTGGTCATTGTGTTTAACTTAGTGAAGTAGGAATGCGATCAGCCCAGTTTACCAGCTTCTTATCATCTTGTTGTTCTCGTTAAAAGCTTctttgaatgaaaaaataacaatacaaaacaacaatgcAATAACAAAAATAGTACAGTAAGGAGTCATCACTCTATGagtaaggaaataaatacactgaatataaaagtaaataaagtgaaatatgaAATTGTACATCCAGATCCAAGAGACTTATAATTTTCAAGTAGAAAATTAAAGTttcacagaaagagaaagtatTTTCCTTATCCAGGTGAAGGTgtactgctgattctggtcttGAGGTGTTGCATCTCTCGTGCAGTCTGTCCTTCTGTGTAGACACTGTTTAGTTTCTCTGTTGTATAAACTCTTCATGGCTTTGGACAGTGCATACACCAtttgctcttcttgtgttttgctGTGCCGTCTTTCAAGTTGACGAGTGTCTGTCACAGTGTGTTAGTGTTTGAAACTAACATAAAGGTTTTTCCTTCGACACTGTCCCGGCTCCGGCTCTTTTTTGCTGGATGTCAATTATGTTTGAGGCACACTTAGGATAACCACCGGTCTTGACAGATGTCCCCAGCTACCTGTCTTGCTTCTTTTTGGTTTCAATGGAGGCGGGGGTGTTTTTTGCCTTGTGGTGCAGGATCCTGATGACTCctggtttgtgttgcagtgagaGGTGGGAGGTGGTggtaacaatatttaaaagaatgaggtggccaaaacattagaacatgttcttataatgcactccagtatgacagtttcaacctagatattgagaaattataaccttgtcaAAGTACAATTCATGGCAGACCTGGTGTTTTTGATCGCATTAAGTTTTACacgtggtcataatgttatgcctatTGGTGTATGtccactgtttttatttggtcAGTTAAAGCCTTTACTTATAAATCTTAATCTTCTGCCAGGTGTCATCTACATATCTGAACAACTGTTTGGGAGGGAGTTGAGCGCTTTCTTCACTTCCTGCACGTACTGTACAGGTTGGCAACAACAGGTGACACTGGGGAACCGATGGCATagccatgtttttttctttaaaagtctTTAGAAGTCCAGTATTTTATATTCTGAAACTAAGCTCATGGCTACTTTATGTGGAATGGCATGCTGATGAGAAAGTGCCATCTGGTCAAAGCTATTGTGTGCATCCCATTCTTCAGATTTGGAAACTGAAACTTCAACTCTGCTGCACCTTGCTGAAACTAAACTGAACAGCCTAAATGTCGTCTAAAGGTCACAGTGTACATCTGtaacaggaaaacatttttcatatgcAGCAAATGGTCAGAATAAACATAGTTGATTATAGCTGCAATTTTCCATCACAACACCACCACAGATTATACATGCAGGGTCAAAACTACACATATATCCACTCTAATTGTTCAAAGTGCCAGAATTTGCAGGTGGGGTTTGATGGTTCCAGGTTGCTGGATGAGGCTGTAGGTGGAGGGTTGGGCTAAAGGCATTTGCCAGAATCTGCGTTTTAAATTGGCATCTGCAGTTtgagtaataaataaataatataaaaattattatgtacatttaagg harbors:
- the LOC137136876 gene encoding uncharacterized protein isoform X1, yielding MWNSPTGFSDSRRELFRVLHRHIHRRRLDEAKRAEIHTPIRDFSLTTAQEKCYNPFDPTLTFVDAEDDLDFLCEGFQSRRALMSCGHAVTPMSLTNWCRRLLDEGESRFVCGQSGCNVEWPYAEVCKMALLTPEEKEYFQKTMSSNATRGFTKSCPGCKSSVVRLNESDLNVCCTVCTANRGRVYEFCWQCLREWKGPAPRSDHCGNFGCCNESLKTLKTCPDAIFGSVEWVTGCPSIRACPTCGILLNHDNTECKHVVCPRCKMEFCFVCLKLSENCLKTSDEYIRCFGGVAPRQTSLPVWQR
- the LOC137136876 gene encoding uncharacterized protein isoform X2, whose product is MRMKGFSDSRRELFRVLHRHIHRRRLDEAKRAEIHTPIRDFSLTTAQEKCYNPFDPTLTFVDAEDDLDFLCEGFQSRRALMSCGHAVTPMSLTNWCRRLLDEGESRFVCGQSGCNVEWPYAEVCKMALLTPEEKEYFQKTMSSNATRGFTKSCPGCKSSVVRLNESDLNVCCTVCTANRGRVYEFCWQCLREWKGPAPRSDHCGNFGCCNESLKTLKTCPDAIFGSVEWVTGCPSIRACPTCGILLNHDNTECKHVVCPRCKMEFCFVCLKLSENCLKTSDEYIRCFGGVAPRQTSLPVWQR